In the genome of Dermacentor variabilis isolate Ectoservices chromosome 5, ASM5094787v1, whole genome shotgun sequence, one region contains:
- the Pcd gene encoding pterin-4a-carbinolamine dehydratase, whose translation MILRRCLVFQPTVSLGALRCARWLSKMASKRAKLNDEERKTSLTPLLDAGWTQVKDRDAIYKEFLFKNFNQSFGFMTRIAMQAEKMDHHPEWFNVYNKVQITLSTHDVGGLSNNDVKLANFIEVAAKSVTA comes from the exons ATGATTCTGAGACGTTGTCTAGTTTTTCAGCCCACAGTGAGTCTTGGAGCTCTGCGGTGTGCACGTTGGCTCTCAAAAATG GCTTCCAAGAGGGCAAAGCTTAATGATGAAGAGAGGAAGACCAGCCTCACACCCCTGCTTGATGCTGGCTGGACACAGGTCAAAGACCGTGATGCAATATACAAGGAATTTCTATTTAAAAATTTCAACCAG TCGTTTGGCTTCATGACACGTATAGCAATGCAAGCCGAGAAGATGGATCACCACCCGGAGTGGTTCAATGTCTACAACAAGGTCCAGATAACTCTCAGCACCCACGATGTCGGCGGCCTTTCCAACAACGACGTCAAGCTTGCGAACTTTATTGAAGTCGCTGCCAAGAGCGTGACTGCTTAG
- the LOC142582571 gene encoding protein BTG1-like, with the protein MKDEVDAAVAFLVRVIARNSSLDRVQLDALGERLRCVLTERFRDHWFPERPSRGQAYRCIRINETEPREPVLEQASRRCGLGYDDLCLPAELTMWVDPEEVSCRFGERRGVYYVLASFKGGRKENFVDQINIDELEQRSGDRPKQSLPEMGSGRKRGVGSGSARASPWGVAPPKGPTTFSPPQFLSRGGTLWNLSAGLPPSTTPGQKPDKYHWVNKALVKA; encoded by the exons ATGAAGGACGAAGTCGACGCGGCGGTCGCGTTTCTGGTGCGCGTCATCGCTAGGAACTCGAGCTTGGACCGGGTGCAGCTGGACGCCTTGGGAGAGCGGCTGCGGTGTGTCCTGACCGAGAGGTTCCGCGACCACTGGTTCCCCGAGCGGCCGTCCCGGGGACAAGCGTACCGGTGCATTCGTATCAACGAGACGGAGCCTCGAGAGCCTGTGCTAGAGCAAGCATCACGCCGCTGCGGCCTCGGGTACGATGATCTCTGCCTGCCTGCTGAGCTGACCATGTGGGTGGATCCTGAGGAAGTGAGCTGCAG GTTTGGAGAGCGGCGTGGTGTGTACTATGTGCTAGCTTCATTCAAGGGAGGCAGGAAGGAGAACTTCGTGGACCAAATCAACATTGATGAGTTGGAGCAGCGTTCTGGTGACAGGCCAAAACAG TCCCTGCCAGAGATGGGATCTGGACGGAAGCGAGGCGTTGGCAGCGGTAGTGCCAGGGCTTCACCCTGGGGTGTGGCACCTCCCAAAGGCCCCACGACCTTCAGCCCGCCGCAGTTCCTGTCGCGTGGCGGCACCCTGTGGAACTTGTCGGCTGGCCTTCCCCCATCCACGACACCGGGCCAGAAGCCTGACAAGTACCATTGGGTCAACAAGGCACTCGTGAAGGCTTGA